In the genome of Halostella salina, the window GCTTCGAGTTCGGACTGCAGGTACTCCCCCATCGCGGCGGCATTGTCCGCGACGCCGTCCTCAATGACCGTCTGGACGGTCGCACCGGCTGCCGCGGAGACGACCGGGCCGCCGGAGAACGTCGAGGCGTGGGAGCCGTAGTTCTCGGCGATCCAGTCGCGACACAGCGTCGCGCCCATCGGGAGCCCGTTCGCCAGCCCCTTCGCGCTCGTGATGATGTCGGGGGTGATGCCCGCCCGCTGGCAGTTCCAGAGCGCGCCCGTCCGGCCCATGCCGGTCTGGACCTCGTCGAAGATCAGCGCCGCGCCGGCGTCCTCGGTGACCTCGCGGGCGGCCCGCAGGTACTCGGTCGAGGCGGGGTTGATCCCGCCCTCGCCCTGGACCGGTTCGACGATGACGCCCGCGGTGTCGTCGTCGACGGCCTCGGCGAGGGCGTCGGCGTCGTCGTACGGCACGAACTCCACGTCGCCGATCAGCGGCTCGTACGGCTCCTTGTACTTGCTCTTCCAGGTGGTGGCGAGCGACCCCATCGTCCGCCCGTGGAACCCCTGCATCGTGGCGACGAGCTTCGACTCGCCCGTCGCGGCGCGGGCGAACTTCAGCGCGGCCTCGTTGGCCTCCGTCCCGGAGTTGCAGAGCCACACCTTGTCGATTGGGTCCGGTGCGGTCTCCGCGAGGCGCTCGTACAGCGCCGTCCGGGCGGCGTTGGGGTAGGACGCCTGCACGTAGGTGAGCCGCTCGAACTGCTCGGTGACGGCCTCGGTGATGGCGGGGTGGCCGTGGCCGAGCGGCACGCAGGCGTACGACGCGCCCATGTCGAGGTACTCGTTGCCGTCCTCGTCGTAGAGGTACGCGCCCTCGCCGCGCTCGATCGGGATCGGCTTCTCGGAGAAGACGAAGCCGCTCATGCCTCGTCACCTCCGATTTCGTCGGCGTCGATCCCGTCGACCTGCTCGCCCTCGGCGTCCGCGCCGAGCGCGCCGGGCGTGATCGTCGTGCCAGCGCCGTCGAGCGCCTCGACGATGGGATCGTTCCGGTTCGCGTCGGCGACGGTGACCGACGCCGCGCCGCCCTCCAGCGCCTCGGTCGCCGCCATCACCTTCTTCGTCATGAACCCCTCCGCGGCGGCCTCGACGCGCTCGAACTCGGCGGGCGTCGTCGCCGCGTCGATCAGCGTCGACTCGTCGTCGGGGTCCTCGTACACGCCCGCCACGTCCGTGAGGACGACCAGGTCCGCGCCGAGCGCGCCCGCGACGGCGGCCGCCGCGCGGTCCGCGTCGGCGTTGACCGGCGTGCCCGTCGTGGTCCCGTCCTCGGCCGCGAGCATCGGCACGGTGACGACCGGCGTGTACCCGTCCGAGAGGAGCGTCTCCAGCAGGTCCGCGTTCACGTCCTCGATCTTGCCCGAGTGGTCGCCGCGCCGGATCTTCTTCTTGCCGTCCTCGACGACCCGGACCGCGGACTTCCGCGGACCGGTGAGGAGCTTGCCGTCGACGCCGGAGAGGCCGACGGCGTCGACCCCCTCCGACTGGAGGCCGGCGACGAGGTCGGTGTTCAGCTTGCCGGGCAGCACCATCTCGAACACCTCCATCGTCCGCTCGTCGGTGAATCGGCCGACGACGCCGCCCGGCGTCTCGACGTATTCGGGCTCCTCGCCCAGCGCTTCGAGGGTCTCGTCCACCGCGGTCGACCCGCCGTGGACGACGACCACGTCCTCGCCGTTGGCCGTCAGGTGGGCCACGTCCGCCAGTGCGCCTTCCGGGTCGACGGCGCGCGCGCCGCCGATCTTGACTACTACTGTCATGGTACTGAAAAATCGGTGTCTGTCTGCGTCATTGAAAGCTCAGGGTGCGCCGACGGGGTGGAGCCCCTGGAACTCCAGGCCCGCCGTCTCCTCGAAGCCCAGCGCGACGTTGGCGGCGTGGACCGCCTGCCCCGCCGAGCCCTTCATCATGTTGTCGATGGCCGAGAAGACCACGAGGCGCTCGTTGCCGGGGTCCAGCTCGAAGCCGACCTCGGCGTGGTTCGTCCCGGCGACGGCCTTCGGCTCGGGGTAGCGGTAGACGCCGGAGCCGCCCGCCGCCAGCCGGACGAACGGTTCGTCCTCGTAGGCCCCGCGGTACGCGCCCCAGAGGTCGCCCTTCGAGACGGGGTCGTCCGGGAACACGTGACAGGTCGCGGACGCGCCGCGGATCATGTCCACGGCGTGGCAGGTGAACGAGACGGACGTGCCGAGGAACTGCTCGATCTCGGCCTCGTGGCGGTGGCCGGTCGGCGCGTACGGGCGGACGACGCCCGAGCGCTCGGGATGGGACGACGCCTCGCCGCCGCCCGCGCCGCCTTCCGAGGAGCCGACCTTCACGTCGACGACTATCTGCTCGTCACCGGAGAGCACGCCGTCGGCGAACAGCGGGTACAGCCCGAGGATCGTCGCGGTGGCGTTACAGCCGCCCGAAGCGATCAGGTCCGCGCCCGCGAGGTTCTCGCGGTTGATCTCCGGGAGCGCGTACTCGGCCTCGTCTAACAGTTCGGGCCGGCTGTGGCCGTCGTACCACTCGTCGTACTGCTCTTCGGAGTCGAGCCGGAAGTCCGCCGAGAGGTCGACGACGGTGTCGGCGGCGTCCCGGAACGCGTCGATCCGCTCCATCGAGACGCCGTGGGGCGTCGCGGCGAACAGGACGTCGACGCTCTCCAGGTCCGCGGGGTCGGAGAAGCGCAGGTCGGTCCCCCGCAGGTTCGGGTGGACCGAGCCGACCGATTTGCCGTCGTAGCTCCGGCTCGTCGCCTGGGCCACCTCGAACTCGGGGTGGCCGGCGAGCAGCCGCAGCAGTTCGCCGCCGGTGAAGCCGCTCCCGCCGACGACCGTCGCCGAGGGCGTCACTGTGCGGTCACCTCCTGCCGCTCCGCGGCCGTCGCCTCCA includes:
- a CDS encoding acetylglutamate/acetylaminoadipate kinase, with protein sequence MTVVVKIGGARAVDPEGALADVAHLTANGEDVVVVHGGSTAVDETLEALGEEPEYVETPGGVVGRFTDERTMEVFEMVLPGKLNTDLVAGLQSEGVDAVGLSGVDGKLLTGPRKSAVRVVEDGKKKIRRGDHSGKIEDVNADLLETLLSDGYTPVVTVPMLAAEDGTTTGTPVNADADRAAAAVAGALGADLVVLTDVAGVYEDPDDESTLIDAATTPAEFERVEAAAEGFMTKKVMAATEALEGGAASVTVADANRNDPIVEALDGAGTTITPGALGADAEGEQVDGIDADEIGGDEA
- a CDS encoding aspartate aminotransferase family protein, translated to MSGFVFSEKPIPIERGEGAYLYDEDGNEYLDMGASYACVPLGHGHPAITEAVTEQFERLTYVQASYPNAARTALYERLAETAPDPIDKVWLCNSGTEANEAALKFARAATGESKLVATMQGFHGRTMGSLATTWKSKYKEPYEPLIGDVEFVPYDDADALAEAVDDDTAGVIVEPVQGEGGINPASTEYLRAAREVTEDAGAALIFDEVQTGMGRTGALWNCQRAGITPDIITSAKGLANGLPMGATLCRDWIAENYGSHASTFSGGPVVSAAAGATVQTVIEDGVADNAAAMGEYLQSELEAALGDEVREVRGEGLLVGVEVGRGANRALKELAMNHGVLALPAGRTVVRLLPPLTVDEAHVDEVVDAMEAVVT
- the argC gene encoding N-acetyl-gamma-glutamyl-phosphate reductase, whose amino-acid sequence is MTPSATVVGGSGFTGGELLRLLAGHPEFEVAQATSRSYDGKSVGSVHPNLRGTDLRFSDPADLESVDVLFAATPHGVSMERIDAFRDAADTVVDLSADFRLDSEEQYDEWYDGHSRPELLDEAEYALPEINRENLAGADLIASGGCNATATILGLYPLFADGVLSGDEQIVVDVKVGSSEGGAGGGEASSHPERSGVVRPYAPTGHRHEAEIEQFLGTSVSFTCHAVDMIRGASATCHVFPDDPVSKGDLWGAYRGAYEDEPFVRLAAGGSGVYRYPEPKAVAGTNHAEVGFELDPGNERLVVFSAIDNMMKGSAGQAVHAANVALGFEETAGLEFQGLHPVGAP